A window of the Arachis duranensis cultivar V14167 chromosome 5, aradu.V14167.gnm2.J7QH, whole genome shotgun sequence genome harbors these coding sequences:
- the LOC107488621 gene encoding uncharacterized protein LOC107488621 isoform X1 codes for MGKKKLLESRCSPSYIHNMMRTISKNNSVEKLVDIDEIGFGFLRRVPNWSVKQAIMVHLAESYQVKQRTFILDIDNICLNAELIGKVFGLPSQGDPFPALDESNPSHVAIQKRFHRWTTAELRNLVYSCWCTKFQSHFCNSAQLTSKCTGSSK; via the exons ATGGGAAAAAAG AAATTGTTAGAGTCCCGATGCTCACCCAGCTACATTCATAACATGATGAGAACGATATCTAAAAATAACTCCGTTGAGAAGCTTGTGGACATTGATGAGATCGGATTCGGATTCTTGAGGCGTGTTCCAAATTGGTCTGTAAAGCAAGCCATCATGGTTCACCTAGCTGAGTCGTATCAAGTAAAGCAGAGAACTTTTATACTCGACATAGACAACATCTGCCTCAATGCTGAGTTAATCGGGAAGGTCTTCGGCCTTCCGTCTCAAG GGGATCCATTTCCAGCTCTCGATGAGAGTAATCCGTCCCACGTGGCCATTCAAAAAAGGTTCCATAGATGGACAACAGCCGAGCTTCGGAATTTAGTTTACAgttgttggtgcacgaaatttcaatcacacttttgcaactccgcacaactaaccagcaagtgcactgggtcgtccaagtaa